The nucleotide window AAGACGGAAGATGGGCTTTATTCAATAATTTTTCAACCTCATCAACAATATCGTTGGTTGCATTCACCAATGCTAAGGCTTCAATATTTTTACTAAGTTCTGTCTGTTTTTCTTCATTAGTAATTAATTCAGAAAAATGCTTCTGAAAGTCATTATCTAAATCACTCTCCTTTATTAAAATCGCTGCATTTTTTTCCGCGACAGCAAGCGCATTCTTTGTTTGATGATCTTCTGCCACATTAGGCGATGGTATAAAAATGGTTGGCTTACCAACGATACAAAGTTCAGAAACTGAAATAGCTCCAGCTCTAGAAATAATAACATCTGCAGCCGCATATGCCATATCCATATTATTTAGAAAGGTATGCACCTGAACATGTTTTAAATCATTATACTGCTTGTATTTATCGTAATACAACTTACCACACTGCCAAATAAGCTGTACATTTTGGGCTTCAAAAAAATCGAGATTCGCCTCAATCAACTCATTGATACGTCTTGCGCCAAGACTACCGCCTAACACCAACAATGTATGTTTACTATGAATAAGATTAAAAGCATCTTTACCTTCAATATGCCTACCTTTTACAGCTAACAACTCTTTTCTTATTGGGTTACCAGTAAGCTTTAATTTTTCTTTTGGAAAGAATTTATCCAAACCATCATAAGCCACACAGATCGTATCTACTTTCTTACCTAACAATTTATTAGTAATTCCAGGATACGAATTCTGCTCTTGTATTAAACACGGTACACCTTTGGACGTTGCCATTTGCAATAATGGTCCGCTTGCAAATCCACCAGTACCTATGACCACATCAGGCTTGAAGGTTTTTATGATTTTTCTAGATCTCAATAAGCTTGTCATTAACTTAAAAGGAAACATTAAATTCTTCAGCGTCAATTTTCTTTGAATACCAGAAATCCATAGTCCTTCAATTGTATAACCAGCCTGAGGCACCTTATCCATTTCCATACGGTCAGAGGCACCTACAAATAAAAATTCAGCATTTGGATAACGCGATTTTAATTCGTTAGCAATAGCGATAGCAGGATAAATATGACCTCCTGTACCGCCTCCTGACAATATGAATTTATAATTACTCATTAAATTGTTTCACTTAAAATATCTAAAGGATTATCACCTTCCAAAACTTCATTTTCTTTTATTTCCTGGCGTTTTGCACTCACACTTAATATTATTCCTATTGCCATACAAGTCATCCAAATGGACGTACCTCCACTACTTATTAATGGCAATGTTTGTCCTGTAACCGGAAATAATTCAACTGCAACTGCCATATTAATTAAGGCCTGAAACACAATTGGCAGGCCAACACCAAGCACCAACAACATACCGAAAGTGGTATCAGCTTTTTGCGACACCACAACAATTCTAAACAACAGCCAAGAGTACATTATCAATAAAAAAATACCACCAAACAAACCATACTCTTCAATGATGATTGCGAATATGAAATCTGATGATGATTGTGGTAAAAAGTTTTTCTGAACACTTTTTCCTGGACCCAATGGCTTTATTCCTGTTGCAATTGCAATTTTTGCTTTTTCAATTTGATAGTCTGCCTCTGTGTCTTCGCCATTTGCAAAATTTTCAATTCTGCTCATCCATGTATCTACACGATTTGGCATGGCATCTGGAAATGCCTTCGCCACCAAAATAAATAGCACCAAAGCCAACAAACCTGAACCAATTATTACTGCGAGATACTTTATTGGATAACCACCTATGAATGCCAGCATCATTACCATAGTAAAAATGATTGCTGTTGTAGAAAAATTAGCAGGAAGAATGAGAATTAGAACAAAAAATACTGGTCCCCAAAGTGGTAAAATAGTGTCTTTAAAACTTACACTTTTCTCTCTAATCTTTGAAAGGTATCGCGCCACATAAACCATTAAAACAACTGCCGCAAATGTCGATGTCTGAAAGGACATATTTACAATTGGAATTTGTATCCAACGGCTTGTGTTTGTGCCTTGACTGTTAGTTGACCCTTGTAAAATTGTAATGAGAAGAAGTACTAAAACTACAGGAATCAACACCATAGAAAGTCCTTTAAAATACCTATACGGAATTTTATGAACTGCATACATTATTGCAAAGCCTAAGGAAAGGTGCATAAAGTGTTTCACAAAAAAAGAAAAAGTATTACCTGTACCACCAACATATGCCAAATTACTGGCAGCACTATAAACTGGTAAAAATGAGAATATCGCCAATAGCGTTACTATTGCCCAAATTGCTCTATCTCCTTTTATTTGTGAAAAAATATTTTGCACGCTTAACCTTTTATCGCTGCCTCCCTAATTCAGCGTTTTAAATTTTTATAAATTTCTCACAGCATCTTTAAATTGACGTCCGCGATCCTCATAGTTTTCAAACAAATCGAAGCTAGCACATGCTGGTGACAATAATACATTATCGCCTGCCTCAGCTACTTTGTAAGCAATCTTAACAGCCT belongs to Winogradskyella sp. J14-2 and includes:
- the murG gene encoding undecaprenyldiphospho-muramoylpentapeptide beta-N-acetylglucosaminyltransferase, yielding MSNYKFILSGGGTGGHIYPAIAIANELKSRYPNAEFLFVGASDRMEMDKVPQAGYTIEGLWISGIQRKLTLKNLMFPFKLMTSLLRSRKIIKTFKPDVVIGTGGFASGPLLQMATSKGVPCLIQEQNSYPGITNKLLGKKVDTICVAYDGLDKFFPKEKLKLTGNPIRKELLAVKGRHIEGKDAFNLIHSKHTLLVLGGSLGARRINELIEANLDFFEAQNVQLIWQCGKLYYDKYKQYNDLKHVQVHTFLNNMDMAYAAADVIISRAGAISVSELCIVGKPTIFIPSPNVAEDHQTKNALAVAEKNAAILIKESDLDNDFQKHFSELITNEEKQTELSKNIEALALVNATNDIVDEVEKLLNKAHLPSSLGKKLKENE
- a CDS encoding FtsW/RodA/SpoVE family cell cycle protein gives rise to the protein MQNIFSQIKGDRAIWAIVTLLAIFSFLPVYSAASNLAYVGGTGNTFSFFVKHFMHLSLGFAIMYAVHKIPYRYFKGLSMVLIPVVLVLLLITILQGSTNSQGTNTSRWIQIPIVNMSFQTSTFAAVVLMVYVARYLSKIREKSVSFKDTILPLWGPVFFVLILILPANFSTTAIIFTMVMMLAFIGGYPIKYLAVIIGSGLLALVLFILVAKAFPDAMPNRVDTWMSRIENFANGEDTEADYQIEKAKIAIATGIKPLGPGKSVQKNFLPQSSSDFIFAIIIEEYGLFGGIFLLIMYSWLLFRIVVVSQKADTTFGMLLVLGVGLPIVFQALINMAVAVELFPVTGQTLPLISSGGTSIWMTCMAIGIILSVSAKRQEIKENEVLEGDNPLDILSETI